A genomic region of Stegostoma tigrinum isolate sSteTig4 chromosome 13, sSteTig4.hap1, whole genome shotgun sequence contains the following coding sequences:
- the LOC125458338 gene encoding homeobox protein not2-like, with translation MQPISMERALSPAFLPDCCAFYPAPCASAPEAPPAGKRAFTVEFLLSESPPERAPCTEQTFQPYPCVPLPASCPVLCQAPGYYRSPWHSCFNMYRADWTFSPAPLVHASPARGVKLKRFRAIFTQEQLSVLEREFRKNHYIIGPQRVALAAALGLTVLQVKVWFQNRRIKWKRDTEKHQSRRAVCEEGDVEDTEGGH, from the exons ATGCAGCCGATCTCCATGGAGCGAGCCCTTTCCCCGGCTTTCCTCCCGGATTGCTGCGCCTTTTATCCGGCTCCGTGCGCTAGCGCCCCAGAGGCGCCTCCAGCCGGGAAGCGAGCCTTCACGGTGGAGTTCCTGCTCTCCGAGTCTCCCCCCGAGAGAGCTCCCTGCACTGAGCAGACCTTCCAGCCCTACCCCTGTGTCCCACTGCCCGCCTCCTGCCCTGTCCTCTGCCAGGCTCCAGGTTACTACCGTTCGCCCTGGCACAGCTGCTTCAACATGTACCGTGCAG ATTGGACGTTCAGTCCAGCTCCCCTGGTACACGCCAGCCCTGCCAGAGGAGTCAAGTTAAAGCGCTTCAGGGCTATCTTCACCCAAGAGCAGCTCTCAGTGTTGGAGAGGGAGTTCAGGAAAAACCACTACATCATTGGTCCTCAGAGGGTGGCTCTGGCTGCTGCTCTGGGCCTTACAGTACTACAG GTGAAGGTCTGGTTTCAGAACAGGCGGATCAAATGGAAGAGGGACACTGAGAAACATCAAAGCAGACGAGCAGTGTGTGAGGAAGGGGATGTGGAAGATACTGAAGGTGGACACTGA